The following are from one region of the Sphingobium sp. TKS genome:
- a CDS encoding TonB-dependent receptor yields MTGRRNMGSRLMMARAGVALVPIVMAALPVAAMAQAAGTQADAPQAAEPNVGDIVVTAQRRSESMMSVPVAISAFSGDTLAKAGIANVQAIQVATPSLIINNTGPNVQPFIRGVGSRLLQNGFDPSVATYVDGRYISRQTAISLDLFDVQRVEVLKGPQGVLFGRNASAGAIRVITNEVSDQAEGMFKAGYGNYNHLTVQAMGNMPISDSFGIRIAGMTDQHDGFATNIDPRGRREWDDKNMSAVRGKARFDNGTVDANLTLSYWRQNDEAGNDTVALGPLQYHTGIVRGGTTGVGIKQVSSQVDRSIKKREFAGEFDLGIDLGGARLSSITTYADLNNVLSFDGDGTSAILVDAFVKEKTKTFAQELQISSDNDGPIEWIAGLYYFNDKTGYDIFIDNGSRLFSQGHQFVKTTSYAGFGQLGWKVSDALKLVVGGRYTKDKKAVSLTPSNYNGIPTVSPSNSDEASWSKFTPTATLEYSFADSMLYAKFARGFKSGGYNYPYGGLAPVNPEVLDMYEVGLKSSLFDRKVRLTLSSYYYDYKDLQVSRAATEGSAVIITQNAANARLYGVDADLTWNVTRDLTFSGGFAWQHSEYRNYDLATAKVFRALQPGGSGPGMIDIPYDADGESLLRAPAFSAYASVNYSIPVGNAKVPVNIAYSYKGSYKFDFIANPSTEVLRQKAYHLVNARIGYEPDGGRWSAGFWVNNLFRERYFDDVVASGTGFRGSYGAPRTYGADLTFRF; encoded by the coding sequence ATGACAGGACGCAGGAATATGGGCAGCAGGTTGATGATGGCACGCGCCGGGGTGGCGCTTGTTCCGATCGTCATGGCTGCATTGCCGGTAGCGGCGATGGCCCAGGCGGCAGGGACACAGGCGGATGCGCCGCAGGCGGCCGAACCGAATGTCGGGGACATCGTCGTGACTGCGCAGCGTCGCAGCGAAAGCATGATGAGCGTGCCGGTCGCGATTTCCGCCTTCAGCGGGGATACTCTGGCCAAGGCGGGCATCGCGAACGTTCAGGCCATTCAGGTCGCGACCCCCTCGCTGATCATCAACAATACGGGTCCGAACGTCCAGCCCTTCATCCGCGGCGTCGGCAGCCGCCTGTTGCAGAACGGCTTCGATCCGAGCGTCGCAACCTATGTCGACGGGCGCTATATTTCGCGGCAGACCGCGATTTCGCTCGACCTGTTCGACGTGCAGCGCGTCGAGGTTCTCAAGGGGCCGCAGGGCGTTTTGTTCGGTCGCAATGCATCGGCGGGCGCCATCCGGGTGATCACCAATGAGGTGAGCGACCAGGCTGAAGGCATGTTCAAGGCCGGATATGGCAATTACAACCATCTGACGGTGCAGGCGATGGGCAATATGCCGATTTCCGACAGCTTCGGCATCCGCATCGCGGGCATGACCGACCAGCATGACGGTTTCGCCACCAACATCGATCCGCGCGGCCGGCGCGAATGGGACGACAAGAATATGTCTGCCGTTCGCGGCAAGGCGCGGTTCGACAATGGCACGGTCGACGCCAATCTGACGCTCAGCTATTGGCGTCAGAATGATGAGGCGGGCAATGACACGGTCGCGCTGGGTCCGCTGCAATATCATACCGGTATCGTTCGGGGCGGGACGACGGGCGTGGGCATCAAGCAAGTGTCGAGCCAGGTCGATCGATCGATCAAGAAGCGCGAGTTCGCTGGCGAGTTTGATCTGGGCATCGATCTGGGGGGAGCTCGGCTGTCCTCGATCACCACCTATGCCGATCTCAACAATGTCCTGAGTTTCGATGGTGACGGCACCAGTGCAATTCTGGTCGACGCATTCGTAAAGGAGAAAACCAAGACCTTCGCTCAGGAATTGCAGATCAGTTCAGATAATGACGGGCCGATCGAATGGATCGCCGGTCTTTACTACTTCAACGACAAGACCGGCTATGATATCTTCATCGACAACGGATCCCGTCTCTTCTCGCAGGGGCATCAGTTCGTCAAGACAACTTCCTATGCCGGTTTTGGGCAGTTGGGCTGGAAGGTGTCCGACGCATTGAAACTGGTCGTGGGTGGCCGCTACACGAAGGATAAGAAGGCGGTCAGCTTGACCCCCTCCAACTATAACGGCATTCCCACCGTCTCGCCCTCTAATTCGGATGAGGCATCCTGGTCGAAGTTCACGCCTACCGCGACCCTTGAATATAGTTTCGCTGACTCGATGCTTTATGCAAAGTTTGCGCGCGGCTTTAAGAGTGGCGGTTATAATTATCCCTATGGCGGATTGGCGCCGGTCAATCCGGAAGTGCTCGACATGTACGAGGTGGGGCTCAAGAGCAGCCTCTTTGACCGTAAGGTCCGCCTGACCTTGTCCAGCTATTATTATGACTATAAGGATCTTCAGGTGTCTCGCGCCGCGACCGAGGGCAGTGCGGTCATCATCACGCAGAATGCGGCGAATGCGCGTCTTTATGGTGTCGACGCCGATCTGACCTGGAACGTCACGCGCGACCTGACCTTCTCGGGCGGCTTTGCCTGGCAGCATTCGGAATATCGCAACTATGACCTAGCCACCGCGAAGGTGTTCCGCGCCTTGCAACCGGGCGGTTCCGGGCCAGGCATGATCGATATTCCCTATGATGCGGATGGGGAAAGCCTGCTTCGGGCGCCGGCCTTTTCTGCCTATGCGTCGGTCAACTATTCGATCCCGGTCGGTAACGCAAAAGTGCCGGTCAACATCGCCTATTCCTACAAGGGCAGCTATAAATTCGATTTCATTGCAAACCCGTCGACCGAAGTTCTGCGGCAGAAGGCCTATCATCTGGTCAACGCACGTATCGGCTACGAGCCGGATGGTGGCCGATGGTCGGCCGGCTTCTGGGTCAATAATCTGTTCCGGGAGCGCTATTTCGATGACGTCGTGGCGTCCGGCACGGGTTTTCGCGGTTCCTATGGCGCGCCCCGCACTTATGGCGCTGACCTGACGTTCCGGTTCTGA
- a CDS encoding arylsulfatase has translation MWQSDRVTGANIASRRMWRRRVALAASGAAVALLPASLLAQTVMPQPQMPSSQFAGRVAAGTKPSWPRQPQAPKGAPNVILILTDDVGYGASSAYGGPVPTPTFDALGQRGLRYTQYNNAAICSASRAALLTGRNEHAVGMGTVTNAPTGYEGYTSVMPKSAGTVAEMLKQNGYMTAAIGKWHLVPEWEESQAGPFDRWPTQQGFEYYYGFIGADTDQFAPSLMNGTTPVEPPHNDPAYILDRDLADHAIAWIDQQKQLAPDRPFFIYYATGSTHAPHQAPAEWLAKFRGQFDQGWDLMREQSFARQKKLGVIPADAKLTPRPAFIPAWSSLPPERKKVFSRLMEAYAAELAYADAQIGRVIDHLKAEGQLDNTMIVFVQGDNGASGEGAKQGSLYEQAFINQYAEPFEDLVQNIDKIGGPEAYNNYPTGWGWAMNTPFQYYKQTASHFGGLRDGMIISWPARIKDVGTLRSQFHYVTDIVPTILDAAGVQAPAVLNGVQQMPIDGISMAYTYTAPAAPSQRHTQVFEIMQNLGIYHDGWWAGTTPTNAPWEFFKTVGTTDPNDRNWELYHVAEDYSQSKDLAKSNPKKLREMQQIFWAEAARNKILPIHSATEGAAGVPSLRGTRTSFTYKPGLTRVPPRAAPETIGHSYTITADMALQNADTNGVIVTQGGKFGGYALYLDKGVPVFHYNAIGQRQYQVRGGQALAPGDHQLKAVFKTDQPKGGSGGTMTLYADGQQVGSGRIDATLFARISLYEGFDVGQDSLSPVNKDYTIANSKFGGELKSVTFDMEN, from the coding sequence ATGTGGCAATCCGATCGAGTGACCGGCGCGAACATCGCGTCGCGCAGGATGTGGCGACGCCGGGTGGCGTTGGCCGCTTCGGGCGCCGCTGTTGCTCTTCTGCCTGCATCGCTCCTTGCCCAGACCGTGATGCCACAGCCGCAAATGCCCTCGTCGCAATTCGCGGGGCGGGTCGCTGCGGGCACGAAGCCGAGTTGGCCGAGGCAGCCCCAGGCGCCCAAGGGCGCGCCCAATGTTATCCTGATCCTGACCGACGATGTGGGTTATGGTGCTTCGAGCGCCTATGGCGGTCCGGTCCCCACGCCGACCTTCGATGCCTTGGGGCAGCGCGGGCTGCGCTATACGCAATATAATAATGCGGCGATCTGTTCGGCGAGCCGCGCCGCGCTGCTGACGGGGCGCAACGAACATGCGGTCGGCATGGGGACCGTCACCAACGCGCCGACAGGCTATGAAGGCTATACCAGCGTCATGCCCAAATCGGCGGGCACCGTCGCCGAGATGCTGAAACAGAACGGTTATATGACCGCAGCAATCGGCAAGTGGCACCTCGTCCCCGAATGGGAAGAAAGCCAGGCCGGGCCGTTCGACCGCTGGCCGACACAGCAGGGTTTCGAATATTATTACGGCTTCATTGGTGCCGACACGGACCAGTTCGCGCCATCGCTGATGAACGGCACGACGCCGGTCGAGCCGCCGCACAATGATCCGGCCTATATATTGGATCGGGATTTGGCCGACCATGCGATCGCCTGGATCGATCAGCAGAAGCAACTGGCGCCCGACCGCCCGTTCTTTATCTATTACGCCACCGGCAGTACCCATGCCCCGCATCAGGCGCCGGCCGAATGGCTCGCCAAGTTCCGCGGGCAGTTCGATCAGGGGTGGGACTTGATGCGCGAACAGAGCTTCGCGCGCCAGAAGAAGCTGGGCGTCATTCCCGCCGACGCGAAGCTGACGCCGCGACCTGCCTTCATTCCGGCCTGGTCGTCGCTGCCGCCGGAGAGGAAGAAGGTGTTTTCACGCCTGATGGAGGCCTATGCCGCCGAGTTGGCCTATGCCGACGCGCAGATTGGCCGGGTGATCGATCATCTGAAGGCCGAAGGGCAGCTCGACAACACGATGATCGTCTTTGTGCAGGGCGATAATGGCGCCAGCGGCGAAGGCGCCAAGCAGGGTTCGCTCTACGAACAGGCCTTCATCAACCAATATGCCGAGCCTTTCGAAGACTTGGTTCAGAATATCGACAAGATTGGCGGGCCGGAAGCCTATAATAATTATCCGACCGGCTGGGGTTGGGCGATGAACACCCCGTTCCAATATTATAAGCAGACCGCTTCTCACTTTGGCGGGCTGCGTGATGGAATGATCATCTCATGGCCGGCAAGGATCAAGGATGTCGGCACATTACGGTCGCAGTTCCATTATGTGACCGACATTGTACCGACCATTCTCGACGCGGCGGGCGTACAGGCTCCTGCGGTTCTGAATGGTGTGCAGCAGATGCCGATCGACGGCATTTCCATGGCTTACACCTATACCGCGCCCGCCGCGCCGTCGCAGCGCCACACCCAGGTATTCGAGATCATGCAGAATCTGGGCATCTATCATGACGGCTGGTGGGCGGGCACGACGCCTACCAACGCGCCCTGGGAATTTTTCAAGACGGTCGGCACCACCGATCCCAATGATCGCAACTGGGAACTTTACCATGTTGCGGAGGACTATTCCCAGTCGAAGGATCTGGCCAAATCCAACCCCAAGAAGCTGCGCGAGATGCAGCAGATTTTCTGGGCCGAAGCGGCACGCAACAAGATCCTGCCGATCCATAGCGCGACCGAAGGTGCGGCCGGTGTTCCCAGCCTGCGGGGAACTCGGACCAGCTTCACCTACAAGCCCGGCCTGACCCGTGTGCCGCCGCGCGCCGCACCGGAAACGATCGGGCACAGCTACACCATCACCGCCGACATGGCTTTGCAGAATGCCGATACTAACGGCGTGATCGTGACGCAGGGCGGCAAATTCGGTGGTTATGCCCTCTATCTCGACAAGGGCGTGCCCGTCTTTCACTATAATGCCATCGGCCAGCGGCAATATCAGGTGCGCGGCGGTCAGGCGCTGGCGCCGGGCGATCATCAACTCAAGGCCGTTTTCAAGACCGATCAGCCCAAGGGTGGTTCGGGCGGCACGATGACGCTCTATGCCGACGGGCAGCAGGTGGGTTCCGGCCGGATCGACGCGACGCTGTTCGCCCGCATCTCGCTCTATGAGGGGTTCGATGTCGGGCAGGACAGCCTCTCGCCGGTGAACAAGGATTATACGATCGCGAACAGCAAATTCGGCGGTGAGCTCAAGAGCGTCACCTTCGACATGGAGAATTAG
- a CDS encoding TetR/AcrR family transcriptional regulator, translating to MAKSDRTKERILGAAERLFARQGIEGTSLREISTAAGLSNMSSVQYHFGGKDELLESLFTHRMLQMEEQRGKMLERAEKNGLLGDIRTLMEVICLPHLELTDADGRYNYAEFLTQYLFRYRPPLGPLTDPPEPPVPLHLFHVQKLIRERLAFLPEEVIVRRLVTGVMCFLTVLVNHKSFAIPGGGKGQLEAALADTLDQISVALELPFRG from the coding sequence GTGGCGAAAAGTGACAGGACGAAAGAGCGTATTCTGGGCGCGGCGGAGCGGCTTTTCGCGCGCCAGGGGATCGAGGGCACTTCGCTTCGGGAAATCTCCACGGCGGCCGGCCTGTCGAATATGTCGAGCGTCCAATATCATTTCGGCGGCAAGGACGAGTTGCTCGAAAGCCTGTTCACCCACCGCATGCTTCAAATGGAGGAGCAGCGCGGGAAAATGCTGGAGCGGGCGGAGAAAAACGGCCTTTTGGGCGATATCCGGACCTTGATGGAGGTCATCTGCCTTCCTCATCTCGAACTGACCGATGCGGATGGCCGGTACAACTACGCGGAATTTCTGACGCAATATCTTTTCCGCTATCGGCCACCGTTGGGGCCACTCACCGATCCGCCAGAGCCGCCTGTGCCATTGCACCTCTTCCACGTTCAGAAGCTGATTCGCGAGCGGTTGGCCTTTCTCCCCGAAGAAGTCATCGTACGCCGTCTCGTGACAGGTGTGATGTGTTTCCTCACAGTCCTCGTCAACCATAAATCCTTCGCGATTCCGGGTGGAGGGAAGGGGCAACTGGAAGCGGCCCTTGCCGATACTCTCGACCAGATCAGCGTGGCGCTTGAACTGCCCTTTCGGGGGTGA
- a CDS encoding pyrroloquinoline quinone-dependent dehydrogenase: protein MRHEGAALRIGSLLGTILLALFGFAMLAGGIMLIGVGGSAYYAAAGIFMVAAAWLRLRNSRWGKPVYAAFLLLTLLWTYWETGGTGWGLLPRLPLPLLFGLLFLPRHINDRLSRRPALTGAVATGVLAAGVLTIMLWPETSAPSQAEPVGGRVTDASWQYFGGDLSGTRFSTADQITPANVSGLKVAWTYSTGAINEVGKGGMQATPIKVGEALYICTGFNDIVALDAETGRQIWRHASGTDLTGVKSAGCRGVAYYKTPGGVGECAERIITNTVDARLLAVDRFTGQSCQDFGRNGEISLLTGMAVDIKGYYYPTSAPTIARGKIILGGWVTDNQYWGEPSGAIRAFDARTGAFQWAFDIGRPHDHGQPTGGKTYTRSTPNSWGPMSADEALGLVYAPLGNPTPDYYGARRRPFDEQYGTSVVAIDLETGASRWVFQTVHHDLWDYDVPAQPTLIDIDIGGKPRKALLAPTKRGAIFLLDRETGKPIAPVTERPVPQTGTVLGERLSPTQPFSSLASLIGEPLSEARMWGLTPFDQLWCRIKFREARYEGIFTPPGLTPSITYPGYLGGTNWGGLTVDKRTGRLIVNMSHVPNYTRLIPRRQADAMGVEPVHPGGKGNFAVMAQMGTPYAAASKPFLSPLGVPCNQPPFGRIASIDIRTGKMLWAETLGTTRDAGPFGVASHLPLRTGMPNTGGPISTAGGLTFIGATQDRAIRAFQSRTGRLLWTARLPAGGQATPMTYLSARSGRQFVVISAGGNKLLGSKLGDQIVAFALPSK, encoded by the coding sequence GTGCGTCATGAAGGCGCGGCACTCCGCATTGGCAGTTTGCTCGGCACGATCCTGCTTGCCTTGTTCGGTTTCGCCATGCTGGCGGGTGGGATCATGCTCATCGGCGTCGGCGGATCAGCCTATTATGCGGCAGCGGGCATATTCATGGTGGCCGCAGCGTGGCTGCGCCTGCGGAACAGCCGGTGGGGCAAGCCCGTCTACGCGGCCTTTCTGCTGCTGACGCTTCTGTGGACATATTGGGAAACAGGCGGAACGGGATGGGGACTGCTGCCCAGGTTGCCGTTGCCGCTGCTGTTCGGTCTCCTCTTCCTCCCTCGGCACATAAACGACAGGCTGTCGCGGCGGCCCGCATTGACCGGCGCCGTGGCGACGGGCGTGCTCGCGGCGGGCGTCCTGACAATCATGCTCTGGCCCGAGACAAGCGCGCCATCGCAGGCAGAGCCTGTGGGCGGTCGGGTCACAGACGCCTCCTGGCAATATTTCGGCGGCGATCTTTCCGGCACCCGCTTCAGCACGGCCGACCAGATCACGCCCGCCAATGTCAGCGGCCTCAAGGTCGCCTGGACCTACAGCACCGGCGCGATCAACGAAGTCGGCAAGGGCGGCATGCAGGCGACACCGATCAAGGTCGGTGAAGCACTCTACATCTGCACCGGCTTCAACGACATTGTGGCGCTCGACGCCGAGACGGGGCGGCAAATCTGGCGCCATGCTTCCGGAACGGACCTCACAGGGGTCAAGAGCGCGGGCTGCCGAGGCGTTGCCTATTATAAAACCCCCGGCGGCGTGGGCGAATGCGCCGAACGGATCATCACCAACACCGTCGATGCCCGGCTGCTGGCGGTCGACCGCTTCACCGGGCAGTCATGCCAAGACTTTGGACGGAATGGCGAAATCTCCCTGCTGACGGGCATGGCCGTGGACATAAAAGGCTATTATTATCCGACCTCCGCTCCCACCATTGCACGCGGCAAGATCATCCTTGGCGGCTGGGTGACGGACAATCAATATTGGGGCGAACCATCGGGCGCGATCCGCGCCTTTGACGCGCGGACCGGCGCATTCCAGTGGGCGTTCGACATCGGCCGGCCCCATGACCATGGCCAGCCGACGGGCGGCAAGACCTATACGCGCTCGACACCCAATAGCTGGGGACCGATGAGCGCCGACGAGGCGCTGGGGCTGGTCTACGCCCCGCTCGGCAATCCGACGCCTGACTATTATGGCGCGCGGCGCCGCCCCTTTGATGAGCAATATGGCACGTCAGTGGTGGCGATCGATCTCGAAACCGGCGCTTCGCGCTGGGTGTTCCAGACCGTCCACCATGATCTGTGGGACTATGACGTCCCCGCGCAGCCCACGCTGATCGATATCGACATCGGCGGCAAACCCCGCAAGGCGCTGCTTGCGCCGACCAAGCGGGGCGCGATCTTCCTCCTCGACCGCGAAACCGGCAAGCCGATCGCGCCTGTGACCGAACGGCCAGTGCCTCAGACCGGCACCGTGCTGGGCGAACGCTTGTCGCCGACCCAGCCCTTCTCCAGCCTGGCCTCACTGATCGGCGAACCGCTGAGCGAGGCGCGCATGTGGGGCCTGACCCCGTTTGACCAGCTATGGTGCCGGATCAAATTCAGGGAGGCGCGTTATGAGGGGATTTTCACCCCTCCGGGCCTTACGCCATCCATCACCTATCCCGGCTATCTGGGCGGCACCAACTGGGGTGGCCTGACCGTGGACAAGCGCACGGGCCGGCTGATCGTCAACATGAGCCATGTGCCAAATTACACCCGTCTGATCCCACGCAGGCAGGCTGACGCGATGGGCGTGGAACCGGTCCACCCCGGCGGCAAGGGGAATTTCGCCGTCATGGCGCAGATGGGCACCCCCTATGCGGCCGCCAGCAAGCCTTTCCTTTCGCCCTTGGGCGTGCCGTGCAACCAGCCGCCCTTCGGCCGGATCGCTTCCATCGACATCCGCACGGGCAAGATGCTGTGGGCCGAGACGCTGGGCACGACGCGCGACGCGGGGCCGTTTGGCGTCGCCTCCCACCTGCCGCTGCGGACGGGCATGCCCAATACGGGCGGACCGATCTCGACCGCCGGAGGGCTGACCTTCATCGGCGCGACGCAGGACCGAGCGATCCGCGCCTTCCAGAGCCGGACAGGGCGCCTGCTGTGGACCGCGCGCCTGCCCGCTGGCGGACAGGCGACGCCGATGACCTACCTATCCGCGCGCAGCGGGCGGCAGTTCGTCGTCATCTCGGCCGGAGGAAACAAGCTGCTGGGCAGCAAATTGGGCGATCAGATCGTCGCCTTTGCCCTCCCCAGCAAATAG
- the bktB gene encoding beta-ketothiolase BktB, with product MEPIYILSGVRTAIGDFGGSLKDIPPARLGTLVIAEAVRRAGLVPDAVQHVVMGNVIPSEPKDAYLARVAAVGAGVPVEAPALTLNRLCGSGVQAIISAAQMIALGECGIAVAGGAESMTRSPYHMAAARFGQKMGDVAMVDALTAVLSDPFEGMHMGVTAENVAADHHITRDMQDELAVLSHQRAATAQAEGRFREQILPVEIRNRKGVQLFDTDEHVRGGANVEDMGKLKAVFQKGGTVTAGNASGINDGAAALVLASQAAVREKGLKPRARILGWGHAGVQPDRMGIGPVKAVPIALERAGVTLDQVDVIESNEAFAAQACAVAHLLGFDPEKVNPNGSGISLGHPVGATGAILTVKALYELERIAGRYGLVTMCIGGGQGIAMVIERVID from the coding sequence ATGGAACCGATCTACATATTGTCGGGCGTTCGCACCGCCATCGGCGATTTCGGCGGCAGCCTGAAGGATATTCCGCCCGCTCGTCTTGGCACGCTGGTCATCGCGGAGGCCGTCCGGCGCGCGGGGCTGGTGCCGGATGCCGTGCAGCATGTCGTCATGGGCAATGTCATTCCCAGCGAACCCAAGGATGCCTATCTCGCCCGCGTCGCAGCGGTTGGGGCAGGCGTGCCTGTCGAAGCGCCCGCGCTGACGCTCAACCGGCTGTGCGGATCGGGTGTCCAGGCCATTATTTCCGCCGCGCAGATGATCGCGCTGGGGGAATGCGGCATTGCCGTGGCCGGGGGCGCCGAATCGATGACGCGCTCGCCCTATCATATGGCTGCGGCGCGCTTCGGACAGAAAATGGGCGATGTCGCTATGGTTGACGCGTTGACGGCTGTGCTGTCCGACCCGTTCGAAGGCATGCATATGGGCGTGACGGCGGAGAATGTGGCCGCCGACCATCATATCACACGGGACATGCAGGACGAACTGGCGGTGCTCAGCCACCAGCGCGCGGCGACTGCGCAGGCGGAAGGACGCTTCAGGGAGCAGATACTGCCCGTCGAGATCAGGAACCGCAAGGGCGTGCAGCTGTTCGACACGGACGAGCATGTCCGCGGTGGCGCGAATGTGGAGGATATGGGCAAGCTCAAGGCCGTGTTCCAGAAGGGTGGCACGGTCACGGCGGGCAATGCGTCCGGCATCAATGACGGCGCGGCGGCGCTGGTCCTCGCCTCGCAGGCGGCGGTCAGGGAAAAGGGGTTGAAGCCCAGAGCCAGAATATTGGGATGGGGCCATGCCGGGGTCCAGCCCGATCGCATGGGCATCGGGCCGGTCAAGGCCGTGCCGATCGCGCTGGAGCGGGCTGGCGTGACGCTCGATCAGGTCGATGTCATCGAATCGAACGAAGCCTTTGCGGCGCAGGCCTGTGCCGTCGCCCATCTGCTCGGCTTCGATCCCGAGAAGGTCAATCCCAACGGGTCCGGCATTTCGCTCGGCCATCCGGTCGGTGCGACGGGCGCGATTTTGACGGTCAAGGCTCTCTATGAGCTGGAGCGGATTGCGGGGCGCTATGGCCTTGTCACCATGTGCATCGGCGGCGGGCAGGGGATCGCCATGGTCATCGAGCGGGTGATCGATTGA
- a CDS encoding SDR family NAD(P)-dependent oxidoreductase: MRIKDMPAVVTGGASGLGEATARALRGAGARVAIFDVNAERGEALAAEIGALFCAVDVTDEASVDAAFAKARDAQGQERILVNCAGIASGEKTASRDRESGAPVAHRIAAFMRTVSINLVGTFACIAKSAAGMLTLDPLEDGERGVIINTASVAAEDGQIGQAAYAASKAGVKGMTLPIARDLMGDGIRCNVILPGILGTPMLAGLPQNVQDSLAATVPFPKRLGKPEEYAETVLFLIGNGYMNAASVRLDGALRMAPR, encoded by the coding sequence ATGCGGATCAAGGACATGCCCGCCGTCGTGACCGGCGGCGCATCGGGATTGGGTGAGGCGACGGCGCGGGCGCTGCGGGGCGCCGGGGCCAGAGTCGCGATCTTCGACGTGAATGCCGAGCGCGGCGAAGCGCTGGCGGCTGAGATTGGCGCCCTGTTTTGCGCCGTCGATGTGACCGATGAGGCATCGGTCGACGCTGCCTTTGCCAAGGCGCGCGATGCGCAGGGGCAGGAGCGCATTCTCGTCAACTGCGCGGGCATCGCGTCGGGCGAAAAGACGGCCAGCCGCGACAGGGAAAGCGGCGCGCCTGTTGCCCATCGCATCGCGGCCTTCATGCGCACCGTGAGCATCAATCTGGTGGGAACCTTCGCCTGCATCGCCAAATCGGCGGCGGGCATGCTGACGCTCGATCCGCTGGAGGATGGTGAGCGGGGCGTCATCATCAACACCGCTTCCGTCGCTGCCGAGGATGGGCAGATCGGACAGGCGGCCTATGCCGCCTCTAAGGCCGGGGTGAAGGGCATGACGCTGCCGATCGCCCGCGATCTCATGGGCGACGGTATTCGCTGCAACGTCATCCTGCCGGGGATATTGGGTACCCCGATGCTCGCCGGGTTGCCGCAGAATGTTCAGGATTCGCTGGCCGCGACGGTGCCCTTTCCCAAGCGTCTGGGAAAGCCGGAGGAATATGCCGAGACCGTGCTGTTCCTGATCGGCAATGGTTACATGAACGCGGCTTCGGTGCGTCTTGACGGCGCGCTGCGCATGGCGCCGCGGTGA
- a CDS encoding TetR/AcrR family transcriptional regulator → MDNQLEDGAATESLDGKTRLILAGERLFAKGGIHGASMREIAAQAGQGNHAAVQYHFGSREGLVRAIFDFRMDQMEDARGALLRRAEAGGRLKDARTILEIILLPQLDLQDADGNHSYASFLSQYLLQSRSPEFGDFSGSEPPHLTRALHLLRDRVDYLPPHVAQRRLISISLMFLNILVRHHGTDGEMFGETFEEALEDTMEQIVAVMCMPLRLGPTQA, encoded by the coding sequence ATGGATAACCAGCTGGAGGATGGGGCGGCGACCGAAAGTCTCGACGGCAAGACCCGCCTCATCCTCGCCGGTGAGCGGCTGTTTGCGAAGGGCGGCATCCATGGTGCCTCGATGCGCGAGATTGCCGCACAGGCCGGGCAGGGCAATCACGCGGCGGTGCAATATCATTTCGGATCGCGTGAGGGTCTGGTGCGCGCCATCTTCGACTTTCGCATGGATCAGATGGAGGACGCGCGCGGCGCCCTGTTGCGCCGGGCGGAAGCAGGCGGGCGGCTGAAGGATGCGCGCACCATATTGGAGATCATCCTGCTGCCGCAGCTCGACCTTCAGGACGCCGATGGCAACCATAGCTATGCCAGCTTCCTCAGCCAGTATCTGCTGCAAAGCCGTTCTCCGGAATTTGGCGATTTCAGCGGATCGGAGCCGCCCCATCTGACCCGCGCGCTCCATCTGCTGCGCGATCGGGTTGATTATCTGCCGCCGCATGTCGCGCAGCGGCGGCTCATCAGCATCAGTCTCATGTTCCTCAACATCCTGGTCCGCCATCATGGCACGGACGGGGAGATGTTCGGGGAGACGTTCGAGGAAGCGCTGGAGGACACGATGGAGCAGATCGTGGCCGTCATGTGCATGCCGCTAAGGCTTGGCCCGACACAGGCCTGA